AGTACAaggatgatattaaaaagtcagaactgtttaaaataattaagaatatgcCAAAAGGAGCAGTTCTCCATGCGCACGACACAGGAATATTAAGTCCAGATTATGTCTTATCATTGACTTATTGGGACGATCTATTCGTATGttttgaagaagaaaatatactttttttattttctctggATAAACCGAAGTCACCTTGTAAGACTGTATGGCAGTTGATGAAGCATGCCCGATATTCCTCTGGAAATGTTGAGAAGTTTGATGCAGAGTTGAGAAAGCACTTTACTCTTGTTATTAAGGATCCAAATCGAGTGTATACTGATATAAATGTAGTCTGGTCTAAGTTTCagcagtattttataaaaacatctcCTCTCTTTTGCTATAAGCCAGTCTGGGAGCAATATTTCTACGATACTCTTAAGGCTTTGCGTGACGACAATGTTATGTACTTAGAAATTAGAAGCGTGTTACCAACTCTTTACGATTTAGACGGAAATGAATATGATGCTATAGACACAGCCGCGTCTTATAAAAAGGTTTTGGATACATTTTTAGAGGATTATCCGGATTTCTTTGGAGCTAAACTAATATACGCTCCGTTGAGATTCGTCGATAGCAAAACTGTTAAGGATTATCTTAAAATTGCCaagaaattgaaaaagaaatttCCCGATTTCCTAGCTGGATTCGATTTAGTAGGTCAGGAGGATTTGGGTGTACCAACTAAAGAGTTCCTTCAAGTACTCTCTGAAGCAAGTGATGACTTCGATTATTTTTTCCACGCCGGCGAAACGAATTGGTACGGAACTAGTTCCGATGAAAACTTGGTAGATGCGATCGTTCTTGAAGCACGTCGTATCGGCCATGCTTTTGCTATCGTGAAGCATCCCGTATTGATGGAGGAAGCTAAAGAAAGGGATATAGCGATGGAGGTAAACGTTGTATCGAATACCGTTTTGAAACTAGTTGAAGATATAAGGAACCATCCATTGGCTGTGTTCTTGTCGAAGAATTTACCAGTAGTGATATCGAGTGACGATCCTGGACTGTGGGAGGCGGATCCTTTGTCGCATGATTACTATATTACATTTGTCGGTGTTGCCAGTCGACACGCTGATATAAAATTGCTCAAGAAATTAGCTCTTAATTCATTGTATTACAGCACATATCCGCATAAAGATAAGTTGATTCATGAATTTGAAATTCGTTGGACGAAATTCATAGACACAATTGTCCAAGATCagtatttttaagaaatctcgtgtgttcgttttatttaatttaaatttataaattcacaaatatatttattatctgtactaGATAAGATATAAGAGAATCAATTGAATGATTCTGTgtagatatgtatgtattttgaaaTCTAGAAAATGTGTCTTAAAAGATATaaaactgataatatttatgcaATACCTCGTTGCTATGAATATCTTATCAGTTCTTATCGCcgaaatatcttaaatatttttcgtaaaaagTTATATGtgtgttttaataaacataaagaaataacatgtcaaattacaattttcaaatgtaattaGAAGCAAATGTAAATTgttcaaaatttttaaagttacctTATAGTACCTAGTTACAATTAAAACATGAATATGCTAaacgtaaatatttacaaagacatagaaataaaatttaaagaatacattagtttttattatttcctatCAATGAACAAATTACACTTTCGCCCTTTCGCCTTGACAGTTTTAGTAATTGTTTTCATccaactaaaatttaaataaaaaatacatacatatttattaattgaagtttgtttttataacgaTCGTAAAAATAACTGTTTTCAATCATTACGCTATTGGACCTTTCGTTACATAGTATACGGACTCTGATAATTTCCTTGAGATATGATTAACGAATAGTCATATGCGGATTCGTTCGCGTTTTACGGTGTTGATTGAcacgtgttagacaaaaaagtaacccattttctttcttggagttcaagttagcttcacacgaaatttcatcaaattcgattcggtttggtcgtgaaagagagatagacagacagacagagttactttcatatttataatcactatcactatataatataaagcaaagtcgcttgcTCTGTCCAAATGtacctttgtatgcttaaatctttaaaacaacgcaacgtattttgatgtggtttttttaatagatagagcgattcgagaggaaggttattgtatataatacgtggacaatatatcaaagaaataatgataattttagaagtttataatgtgaatTCACCCGTGTAAAGCgtgacgggtcgctagtattaatatagattgattcTATATCGAACCCGTTGCAAGGACATGTTTGGTATTGTATATCATTTGTTGTTTTGCAGGCGTTCTAAATGACACATAATGTTCACGGCGTTCATCCGTACGTACTAATTACAACACTAATTAGTGATGATCGCTCGGTTTAGCGGCTCCGCTTTGCAATGCTACGCTTGAAATAGCAAATTATTGGCGTTTATGTAGCGTGACGATACGGCGCCTAGACAAATCGGCGTGATAATTTATTCagttttcaaaattagaaataagTATAAGTAAGGTTCaggcttttgtatatttttcagcttacatttatttttgggAGAACGGGCCTCATGTTAATTGGTATACAACTTAATTCATACTCATCTATAACTGTATTCTATGATGACAATAGTAcctgattttattaaatgttagttGTAAACTTTCATATagggaaaataatttattgggaATAAGTCTTCATATTTTTGGTGTTGATGATTTTGAAACTATTGATACTAGttgagtttaaaatatatgtacttcatAGCCTTTATAGGTTGGATGCCTACCCCGACTATGACCTGGtagaataagaatattattatccgagtataattaaacaataaaatattgttaccaTTTGCCGATAATATCCTGATTCATCGTACCTATATTACGTATTTGTTTGacgttattatatatagtaaaatttacagtatatttacagtattaatggaaataaccaaaaatatttagtaaaaaagtatttttgtacACATATTCTAGGCTCTTTGtacctcaaataaaattaacaataggTACCAaacgttaaaacttttaaaataatacttaccaaaataatgttatacttCATTTCCCGAAGGCGCCACCTTAAGCATTTCTTCCTTACCActgaaaaatatgttaattattcaataaGGAATAGCAccatgtaataattaatttcagaaTTTAAGAAATCTTTCGAAgactttgtattaatatttatggtaaCGTTCGCTTCGACATTGCTTGAAGTTTCGTGTCTAAAATTTGTATACTGTCTACGGTGctgtatctaaaatatatacattttctaaACGTTACTTTTCCTATCCTGAATCTGATATCAATCTGATATCAATCCGATGGTACAGGAGCTATCCCAAACGAAGGGAAGAG
The Vanessa cardui chromosome 10, ilVanCard2.1, whole genome shotgun sequence genome window above contains:
- the LOC124532925 gene encoding adenosine deaminase 2-like, with translation MWTVIVWPLLCLTSAVFADNVFEKNIKERNYLLKKELDMMLGNDIDLSDSEEQANKVIMKLKNNELDYGFNNPQYFNYSKHFFEYKDDIKKSELFKIIKNMPKGAVLHAHDTGILSPDYVLSLTYWDDLFVCFEEENILFLFSLDKPKSPCKTVWQLMKHARYSSGNVEKFDAELRKHFTLVIKDPNRVYTDINVVWSKFQQYFIKTSPLFCYKPVWEQYFYDTLKALRDDNVMYLEIRSVLPTLYDLDGNEYDAIDTAASYKKVLDTFLEDYPDFFGAKLIYAPLRFVDSKTVKDYLKIAKKLKKKFPDFLAGFDLVGQEDLGVPTKEFLQVLSEASDDFDYFFHAGETNWYGTSSDENLVDAIVLEARRIGHAFAIVKHPVLMEEAKERDIAMEVNVVSNTVLKLVEDIRNHPLAVFLSKNLPVVISSDDPGLWEADPLSHDYYITFVGVASRHADIKLLKKLALNSLYYSTYPHKDKLIHEFEIRWTKFIDTIVQDQYF